The Seriola aureovittata isolate HTS-2021-v1 ecotype China chromosome 12, ASM2101889v1, whole genome shotgun sequence genome window below encodes:
- the mtf2 gene encoding metal-response element-binding transcription factor 2 yields the protein MRDSGVVDHLSVHLRAHPQRQQQAVSLSPTSLSARGEYGEDGMSGRFTEGQDVLARWSDGLFYLGTITKIDQDKQRCFVVFEDRSKSWVLWKDIQTGDEDDEDDEDDDIVCSICQDETSEEPNEIVICDKCGHGYHQVCHSPIIDASVIDSDDKWLCSECELTSIPKRGSAHRRGASAKGFPQQEQQQQQMELHLSFPYAPQELVWDQGHKTNIQKCYCYCGGPGDWYLKMLQCNRCQQWFHEACLHCLQMPMLYGDRFYLFICSVCNGGPEYLSRLPLRWEDVTHLSLYNLSVIHKKKYFDSEMDLMAYINDNWELLQLGELADTPRSERYESVLEALNNNSSMFMSGKEVKKKKHLFGLRIRFPPAPPNSDEATSRVMERASHEITIKGCKSTKALSGMRTCSTLTNGTEKKKKKKKKRKQGARSLETLAKPQRSSELLSQQMRKPLPLEPHALDHLTSIKSDRSLLSSQTSDVESIGALSTSETTSTSISRQSSLCSSSKTRTTACIMPVSSPPLKRKRGRPRRALQPPNPEIPPPSHADPNPSATEMLSTLPGLHSTDIVHGMDPNSQLSHLKSSISSYFGAAGRLACGEKYKVLARRVTLDGKVQYLVEWEGVTAS from the exons ATGAG AGACTCAGGGGTTGTGGAccacctgtctgtccatctcAGAGCCCACCCCCAGCGGCAGCAGCAGGCTGTGTCCTTGTCCCCCACAAGCCTTTCTGCTAGAGGGGAGTATGGAGAAGACGGCATGTCTGGCAGGTTTACAGAGGGACAGGACGTCTTGGCCCGGTGGTCAGATGGCTTGTTCTACTTGGGGACAATCACAAAG aTAGATCAGGACAAACAGCGATGCTTCGTTGTCTTTGAGGATCGTTCAAAGTCATGGGTTCTTTGGAAGGATATTCAGACAG gggatgaagatgatgaggatgatgaggacgATGACATTGTGTGCTCCATTTGCCAAGATGAAACTTCAGAAGAACCCAATGAGATTGTCATTTGTGACAAGTGTGGACATG GTTACCATCAGGTGTGCCACTCCCCCATCATTGATGCCTCTGTCATTGACTCAGATGACAAGTGGCTCTGCTCAGAGTGTGAGCTTACTTCTATACCCAAG AGGGGAAGTGCTCACAGGAGGGGAGCGTCTGCTAAAGGTTTTCCGCAGCaggaacaacagcagcagcaaatggAGCTGCACCTGTCCTTCCCCTACGCCCCACAGGAACTGGTGTGGGACCAAGGCCACAAGACTAACATCCAGAAGTGTTACTGCTACTGTGGAGGCCCAGGAGA TTGGTACCTGAAGATGTTGCAGTGTAACAGGTGTCAGCAGTGGTTCCACGAGGCCTGTCTCCATTGCTTACAGATGCCCATGCTCTACGGAGATAG gttttatctgtttatttgttctgtttgcAATGGTGGACCAGAGTACCTTAGCCGACTGCCTCTCAGATG GGAGGATGTCACACACTTGAGCCTGTACAACTTGAGTGTGATCCACAAGAAGAAGTACTTTGACTCTGAGATGGACTTGATGGCTTACATCAATGACAActgggagctgctgcagcttggGGAG CTCGCCGACACTCCAAGATCTGAGCGATATGAAAGTGTTCTGGAGGcattaaacaacaacagcagcat gTTCATGTCAGGGAAGGaggtaaagaagaagaagcacctGTTTGGCCTGAGGATCCGTTTCCCTCCTGCTCCCCCCAACTCTGATGAGGCAACCAGCAGAGTGATGGAGAGGGCTTCACATGAAATCACCATTAAGGGATGCAAGTCCACCAAAGCACTGTCTGGCATGAG GACTTGCAGTACTTTAACCAAtggcacagagaaaaagaagaaaaagaagaaaaagaggaagcaaGGAGCTCGTTCTCTGGAAACTCTGGCTAAACCACAACGCTCCAGTGAGCTCTTGTCCCag CAAATGAGAAAGCCTCTACCACTTGAGCCCCATGCATTGGATCACTTAACTTCTATCAA GAGTGACAGGTCTCTGCTGTCTTCACAAACTTCAGATGTGGAATCCATAGGAGCCCTGAGCACCTCAGAAACTACCTCAACTAGCATTTCAAGACAGTCAAG CCTCTGTAGCTCCAGCAAGACGCGCACGACAGCGTGCATCATGCCTGTTTCCTCTCCACCCTTAAAGAGGAAACGTGGGCGGCCACGGCGGGCCCTGCAGCCCCCTAACCCGGAGATCCCCCCTCCCAGCCATGCAGACCCAAACCCCTCAGCAACAGAGATGCTGAGCACCCTTCCAGGGCTTCACTCAACAGACATAGTTCATGGCATGGACCCCAACAGCCAGCTCTCCCACCTCAAGAGCTCCATCAGCAGCTATTTCGGAGCAGCAGGGCGGCTGGCTTGTGGGGAAAAGTACAAAGTCCTGGCCCGACGGGTCACCCTTGATGGCAAGGTGCAGTATCTGGTGGAGTGGGAAGGAGTCACTGCCTCCTAG
- the dipk1aa gene encoding divergent protein kinase domain 1A translates to MAKGLFPRAWVKKSFYFQARISFVRVKYLFLTWLTVLVGSWVLYVQYSAYTELCRGHECKNAICDKYRRGIIDGSACSSLCDKETLYMSRCLSVLPNNQVYTGSWGDHDGIIRCKLGEIVHYELGEEPEPRREAAVFDKPTRGTSVEKFREMVFNHLKSKLGEQANLASLVSQILSVADGNRDGRVSLPEARSTWALLQMDEVLLGLLLQDRGHTPRLLGYCGDLYMTERVPYGPLYGLSLPWPLVSWVPSSVQRTIDQWFTPSWPRKAKISMGLLELVEDIFHGTYGSFLICDLTATHFGYTDRHELRLTNAGAVVPEDEFRRTMRVLKCETDADCVYGVDCRTSCDMSEKRCREEPLQPNLAKACGALKDYLLRGAPSVMREELERQLYLCMALKGNAGQMNMEHSLILNNLKALLWKQISHTKDS, encoded by the exons ATGGCGAAGGGTCTGTTTCCACGGGCCTGGGTGAAAAAGTCTTTCTATTTCCAG GCTCGGATCTCCTTTGTCCGGGTGAAGTACCTGTTCCTTACATGGCTGACTGTGCTGGTGGGGAGCTGGGTGCTCTATGTGCAGTACTCCGCCTACACAGAGCTGTGCAGAGGACACGAGTGCAAGAACGCCATC TGTGATAAATACAGGAGGGGAATCATCGATGGCTCCGCCTGCAGCAGTCTGTGTGACAAAGAGACTCTCTATATGAGCAGGTGTCTGTCAGTACTGCCAAACAACCAG GTTTACACAGGAAGCTGGGGAGACCACGATGGGATCATCCGTTGTAAATTGGGGGAGATTGTGCACTACGAGCTGGGGGAGGAGCCGGAGCCTCGGAGAGAGGCAGCTGTGTTCGACAAGCCCACCAGAGGCACATCAGTGGAGAAGTTCAGAGAAATGGTCTTTAATCACCTCAAG TCCAAGCTTGGAGAGCAGGCCAACCTCGCCAGCCTCGTCAGCCAGATCTTGTCTGTCGCCGATGGCAACAGAGATGGACGGGTGTCACTGCCAGAAGCGCGCTCCACGTGGGCCCTCCTGCAGATGGACGAG GTGCTGCTGGGCCTGCTGCTCCAGGATCGTGGACACACCCCTCGCCTCCTCGGCTACTGCGGGGACCTTTACATGACGGAGCGAGTCCCCTACGGGCCCCTGTACGGTTTGTCTCTACCCTGGCCGCTGGTGTCCTGGGTGCCGAGCAGTGTGCAGCGCACTATTGATCAGTGGTTCACCCCATCTTGGCCTCGCAAAGCCAAGATCTCCATGGGTCTgctggagctggtggaggacATCTTCCACGGCACCTACGGCAGCTTTCTCATCTGCGACCTCACCGCAACACACTTCGGTTACACTGACCGCCACGAGCTGCGTCTTACCAACGCCGGAGCAGTTGTTCCTGAAGACGAGTTCAGACGCACCATGCGAGTACTGAAGTGTGAGACAGACGCTGACTGCGTGTACGGGGTGGACTGCCGGACGTCATGCGACATGTCAGAGAAACGGTGCAGGGAGGAGCCGCTCCAGCCAAACTTGGCGAAGGCATGCGGCGCACTGAAGGACTACCTCCTGCGCGGGGCGCCGTCAGTGATGAGGGAGGAACTGGAGAGACAGTTGTACTTATGTATGGCTCTCAAGGGCAATGCTGGACAGATGAACATGGAGCACTCACTTATCCTCAACAACCTGAAAGCTCTGCTGTGGAAACAGATCTCACACACAAAGGACTCGTGA
- the rpl5a gene encoding 60S ribosomal protein L5a, with the protein MGFVKVVKSKAYFKRYEVKFRRRREGKTDFFARKRLVVQDKNKYNTPKYRMIVRFSNRDICCQIAYAKIEGDQIVCAAYSHELPKYGISVGLTNYAAAYCTGLLLARRLLHKFGMDQVYEGQVEVTGDEFNVESVDGQPGAFTCYLDAGLARTTTGNKVFGALKGAVDGGLAIPHSLKRFPGYDAESKEFNAEVHRKHIMGMNVADYMSYLMEEDEDAYKKQFSRFIKNGVTPDTVEEMYRKAHAAIRANPVHEQKPKKDVKKKRWNRAKLSLAQRKDRVAQKKASFLRAQEQEAGDG; encoded by the exons ATG GGTTTCGTCAAAGTGGTGAAGAGCAAGGCCTACTTCAAGAGATATGAAGTTAAATTCAGGAGAAGGAGAG AGGGGAAAACTGACTTCTTTGCTCGTAAGCGTCTGGTTGTGCAGGACAAGAACAAGTACAACACGCCCAAGTACCGCATGATCGTCAGGTTTTCCAACAGGGACATCTGCTGCCAG ATTGCTTATGCAAAAATTGAAGGGGACCAGATTGTGTGTGCTGCTTACTCTCACGAACTGCCTAAATATGGCATCTCTGTAGGCCTCACAAACTACGCTGCGGCCTACTGCACCGGGCTGCTGCTGGCTCGCCGG CTGCTGCATAAGTTTGGCATGGACCAGGTGTACGAGGGTCAGGTGGAGGTGACGGGAGATGAGTTCAATGTGGAGAGTGTCGACGGGCAGCCGGGTGCCTTCACCTGTTACCTGGATGCAGGCCTGGCCAGAACCACCACAGGGAACAAGGTGTTCGGAGCACTGAAGGGGGCAGTCGACGGAGGGCTGGCCATTCCTCACAG TCTAAAACGCTTCCCCGGTTACGACGCAGAGAGTAAAGAGTTCAACGCAGAGGTGCACCGGAAACACATCATGGGCATGAATGTGGCCGACTACATGTCTTACCTgatggaggaggacgaggatgCCTACAAGAAACAGTTCTCTCGCTTCATCAAGAACGGAGTCACGCCAGACACG gTAGAAGAAATGTACAGAAAAGCACACGCCGCCATCAGAGCGAACCCCGTACACGAACAGAAACCCAAAAAAGACGTCAAGAAGAAGAG GTGGAATCGCGCCAAGTTATCTCTGGCACAGAGGAAGGATCGCGTCGCTCAGAAAAAGGCCAGCTTCTTACGAGCACAAGAACAAGAAGCAGGGGACGGTTAG